ACTTTTGCCGCCCAACTGCGGCGGAATGTTCTGGGGTACAGGCAACGTAGCTTCGGCAAATACCTGCGCCGTGTATGCGTCTAGGCTAGGTTGCAGGGCAGCGTAAGCTGGAACAATACCTAGGTCTTGCAAGGCTAGTTCGGTGGGCGTGGGCGTGGTTAGCTCGCCGGCATAGCGCCACAGCTTACCGATGGCTTTGTCGATGCGCTGCCGGCTTTCTTCGGTGCCATCACCAAGACGGATCACCCACTCGGCGCTCCACTTGAGGTGGTAAGCCGCTTCCTTCACCGACTTCTCAGCAATGGCCGCCAGGCGCTCGTCGGGACTGGTTTGCAGCTGCTGAAGAAAATGGTAATGAAAGTTATCAAACAAGAACTGCCGCACTACGGTATGCGCGAAGTCGCCGTTGGGCTGCTCCACTAGCAAGGGGTTGCGGTAGTCGGTGGCCACGCGCAGGAAAGCTAGGTCGTCCTCGGTGCGGCCACGGCCTTCCAGTTCGGCCGCATACTGGTAGAAGCTGCGCGTTTCGCCCAGCAGATCCAGCGCGATATTGGCCATGGCTAGGTCCTGCTCCAAGATCGGCCCGTGCCCGCACCACTCCGATAGCCGGTGGCCGAGCAGCAAGCTCGTATCGGCGAGTTGCAGCACGTAGTCGAATAGTAGTTGTCGTACCTCAGGCGACGAAGCCGGCAGCACGGGAGAGTCGGAAGCAGCTTGCATAACTAACGGGCTTACATATGCTTGATGGAATCCGGAACCTCGTA
This Hymenobacter sp. GOD-10R DNA region includes the following protein-coding sequences:
- the paaC gene encoding 1,2-phenylacetyl-CoA epoxidase subunit PaaC produces the protein MQAASDSPVLPASSPEVRQLLFDYVLQLADTSLLLGHRLSEWCGHGPILEQDLAMANIALDLLGETRSFYQYAAELEGRGRTEDDLAFLRVATDYRNPLLVEQPNGDFAHTVVRQFLFDNFHYHFLQQLQTSPDERLAAIAEKSVKEAAYHLKWSAEWVIRLGDGTEESRQRIDKAIGKLWRYAGELTTPTPTELALQDLGIVPAYAALQPSLDAYTAQVFAEATLPVPQNIPPQLGGKSGRHSEHLGYILAELQYMQRTYPGMKW